One window from the genome of Pantoea cypripedii encodes:
- a CDS encoding NAD(P)/FAD-dependent oxidoreductase produces MEKFDVIIIGAGAAGMFCAAQAGQRGRRVLLLDNGKKAGRKILMSGGGRCNFTNMYAEPAAYLSHNPHFCKSALARYTQWDFIDLVNRHAIAYHEKTLGQLFCDDSAQQIVDMLLAECESGQVTLRLRSEVLSVQRYEQGYTLQLNGMTVQAEKLVIASGGLSMPGLGASPFGYKVAEQFGLKVFPTRAALVPFTLHKPLLEQLNTLSGVALPTTITAQDGTIFKEAMLFTHRGLSGPAVLQISSYWQPGEFVTVDLSPATPLDDFINVQREAHPNLSLKNSLAKILPKRLVEVLQALNQLPDVTLKQLNSKQQNELVQTLHQWRVQPNGTEGYRTAEVTLGGVDTTQLSSRTMEARDVPGLYFIGEVVDVTGWLGGYNFQWAWSSAWACAQAL; encoded by the coding sequence GTGGAAAAGTTTGACGTTATCATTATTGGTGCAGGCGCTGCGGGTATGTTCTGTGCTGCGCAGGCCGGTCAGCGTGGCCGCCGTGTGCTGCTGCTCGATAACGGCAAAAAAGCCGGTCGCAAGATTTTGATGTCGGGCGGTGGACGCTGCAATTTCACCAATATGTACGCCGAACCTGCTGCTTACCTGTCGCATAACCCCCACTTCTGTAAATCCGCGCTGGCGCGTTATACCCAGTGGGATTTTATCGACCTGGTCAATCGCCACGCCATTGCTTACCACGAGAAAACGCTTGGGCAGTTGTTCTGCGACGACTCGGCACAGCAGATTGTCGATATGCTGCTGGCGGAGTGCGAATCCGGGCAGGTCACGTTGCGACTGCGCAGCGAAGTGCTGAGCGTGCAGCGTTATGAGCAGGGTTACACCTTGCAGCTGAACGGTATGACCGTGCAGGCGGAAAAACTGGTCATCGCCAGTGGTGGCTTGTCGATGCCCGGGCTGGGTGCTTCACCCTTTGGCTATAAAGTGGCGGAGCAGTTTGGCCTGAAGGTATTCCCGACGCGCGCGGCTCTGGTGCCATTTACCCTGCATAAGCCACTGCTGGAGCAACTGAATACGCTGTCTGGTGTGGCCTTACCCACCACCATCACCGCGCAGGATGGCACGATCTTTAAAGAGGCGATGCTGTTCACCCATCGCGGGCTATCCGGCCCGGCGGTGTTACAGATATCCAGTTACTGGCAACCGGGCGAGTTTGTCACGGTGGATCTCTCTCCCGCCACGCCGCTGGATGATTTCATCAATGTGCAGCGCGAGGCACATCCTAACCTCAGCCTGAAAAACAGCCTGGCGAAAATCCTGCCGAAGCGCCTGGTGGAAGTATTGCAGGCGCTGAATCAGCTACCAGACGTCACCCTGAAGCAACTCAACAGTAAGCAGCAGAACGAACTGGTGCAAACGCTGCATCAGTGGCGCGTGCAGCCAAACGGCACTGAAGGTTATCGTACCGCGGAAGTGACGCTGGGCGGGGTGGACACCACCCAGTTGTCGTCCAGGACCATGGAAGCGCGTGATGTGCCCGGGTTGTATTTTATTGGCGAGGTGGTGGACGTCACCGGCTGGCTGGGCGGTTATAACTTCCAGTGGGCGTGGAGTTCCGCCTGGGCCTGTGCGCAGGCGTTGTAA
- the uspB gene encoding universal stress protein UspB: protein MISTIALFWALCVVCLVNMARYFSSLRSLLAVLRGCDPLLYQYVDGAGFFTSHGQPSKQVRLVRYIWEKRYRDHHDDEFIRRCERVRGQFILTSGLCGLVVVSLVAMAIWQ, encoded by the coding sequence ATGATCAGCACTATCGCGCTTTTTTGGGCTCTGTGTGTGGTTTGTCTGGTGAATATGGCGCGCTACTTCTCTTCTCTGCGCTCGTTACTGGCGGTGTTACGCGGTTGCGACCCGTTGCTGTATCAATATGTGGATGGTGCCGGTTTCTTTACTTCGCACGGCCAGCCCAGCAAACAGGTGCGCCTGGTGCGTTATATCTGGGAGAAACGTTATCGCGATCATCATGACGATGAATTTATCCGCCGCTGTGAACGGGTGCGCGGGCAATTTATCCTGACCAGCGGGCTATGTGGTTTGGTGGTGGTCAGCCTGGTCGCGATGGCCATCTGGCAATAA
- a CDS encoding APC family permease yields the protein MNNDTGLRKNTLGLFSLVFFVVAAASPLTGVVGGLPVAIISGNGGGIPVFYILSCVILMLFAVGFIAMSRHVNNAGAFYTYISKGLGDNWGASASVLALMAYFSIQIAIVAMLGFFTQLFLEEHLGTHVPWWALSMLFAIIAWILGIKRVEVGGKLLGVLMLAEVAIVLLTDVMLLVKKTGPFTFQSFEPAVFMQGNLGIAFIFTIAAFIGFESTAIYAEECRDPQKTVPRATICALLLITAFFCFTSWSLVQAYGFDEIVAIASKDPGNFVFNITRQYVGQWAVNTMSVLLITSLFAATLAFHNNISRYIFSISRDGLIWKELCRTHPTNGTPHNASHVHSVILLMLLAGMGSAGLDPMVHIFAIGSAVATLCILILQLGVSAAVVLFFRSKATDDSRLQVFWAPLLSIICMTITIILVVNNLQSLSGSDSSVVKMIPWFIAACALAGYGMSLKRGMKLAAIKK from the coding sequence ATGAACAACGATACCGGTTTACGCAAAAATACGTTGGGCTTGTTTTCTCTGGTCTTTTTTGTGGTTGCTGCGGCATCCCCGCTGACCGGTGTGGTCGGCGGCCTGCCGGTGGCGATTATCTCCGGCAACGGAGGTGGCATCCCGGTGTTTTACATCCTGTCGTGCGTCATTTTGATGCTGTTCGCGGTGGGCTTCATCGCCATGAGCCGCCACGTCAATAACGCCGGGGCGTTCTACACCTATATCTCCAAAGGTTTGGGCGATAACTGGGGAGCCTCCGCCTCGGTGCTGGCCCTGATGGCTTACTTCTCCATCCAGATCGCCATTGTTGCCATGCTGGGTTTCTTCACTCAGCTATTCCTGGAGGAACACCTCGGTACGCATGTTCCCTGGTGGGCGCTGAGTATGCTGTTTGCCATCATTGCCTGGATACTGGGCATCAAACGGGTTGAGGTGGGCGGCAAGCTGCTGGGCGTGCTGATGCTGGCTGAGGTCGCTATCGTGCTGCTGACTGATGTGATGTTGCTGGTGAAAAAAACCGGCCCCTTCACCTTCCAGTCCTTTGAACCTGCGGTATTTATGCAGGGTAATCTCGGCATCGCGTTTATATTCACCATCGCCGCCTTTATCGGTTTTGAATCCACCGCAATTTACGCCGAAGAGTGTCGCGACCCGCAGAAAACCGTGCCACGCGCCACGATTTGCGCCCTGTTGCTGATTACCGCCTTTTTCTGCTTCACCAGTTGGTCGCTGGTGCAGGCCTACGGTTTTGATGAGATCGTCGCTATCGCCAGTAAAGATCCCGGCAATTTTGTTTTCAACATTACCCGCCAGTATGTCGGCCAGTGGGCGGTGAATACCATGTCGGTGCTGCTGATCACCAGCCTGTTCGCGGCCACACTGGCGTTTCACAACAACATTTCGCGCTACATTTTTAGCATCAGCCGTGATGGCCTGATCTGGAAGGAACTGTGCCGCACCCATCCAACCAACGGGACACCGCATAATGCCAGCCATGTACACAGCGTGATCCTGCTGATGTTGCTGGCCGGTATGGGCAGCGCCGGACTCGACCCGATGGTGCATATCTTTGCTATCGGTTCTGCGGTGGCGACTCTGTGTATCCTGATTCTGCAACTCGGGGTATCCGCTGCGGTGGTGCTGTTCTTCCGCAGCAAAGCCACCGATGACAGTCGCTTGCAGGTATTCTGGGCACCGCTGCTGTCGATTATCTGCATGACCATCACCATCATCCTGGTGGTGAATAACCTGCAATCACTGAGCGGCAGCGATTCCAGCGTGGTGAAGATGATTCCGTGGTTCATCGCCGCCTGTGCGCTGGCGGGTTACGGTATGTCTCTGAAGCGCGGGATGAAACTCGCAGCAATAAAAAAATAA
- the uspA gene encoding universal stress protein UspA, giving the protein MAYKHILIAVDLSPESQLLVDKAVSLARPYDAKISLIHVDVNYSDLYTGLIDVNLGDMQKRISEETHTALKELSTNAGYPISETLSGSGDLGQVLVDAIRKYDVDLVVCGHHQDFWSKLMSSARQLINTVHIDMLIVPLHDDEDE; this is encoded by the coding sequence ATGGCTTATAAACACATCCTGATTGCAGTAGACCTTTCCCCGGAAAGCCAGTTGCTGGTTGATAAAGCGGTCTCACTGGCTCGTCCTTACGATGCGAAAATCTCCCTTATCCACGTTGATGTGAACTATTCAGACCTCTACACCGGGCTGATTGACGTCAATCTGGGTGACATGCAGAAACGCATTTCTGAAGAGACGCATACCGCACTGAAAGAGCTTTCGACCAACGCCGGTTATCCCATCAGTGAAACCCTGAGCGGTAGCGGCGATCTCGGCCAGGTGCTGGTGGATGCGATTAGAAAATATGACGTGGATTTGGTGGTCTGTGGCCACCATCAGGACTTCTGGAGCAAACTGATGTCGTCAGCGCGTCAGCTGATTAATACGGTACATATCGATATGTTGATTGTGCCGTTGCATGACGACGAAGACGAATAA
- the pitA gene encoding inorganic phosphate transporter PitA, which yields MLHLFAGLDLSTGLLLVLALLFVLFYEAINGFHDTANAVATVIYTRAMRAQLAVVMAGVFNFLGVLLGGLSVAYAIVHMLPTDLLLNVGSAHGLAMVFSMLLAAIIWNLGTWYLGLPASSSHTLIGAIIGIGLTNALMTGTSVVDALNLPKVLNIFLSLILSPIVGMVIAGSLIFLLRRYWSGTKKRSRTHMTPAEREKIDGKKKPPFWTRIALIVSAIGVSYSHGANDGQKGIGLIMLVLIGVAPAGFVVNINASGYDISRTRDAVNHLEQFYQQHNDALTHIVQMAPPAVPAPEETTSGPHEFHCDSTRALPAIQRAQGLLNNLQSYDQLTVDQRSQMRRLLLCISDTADKAAKLPETSADDQRFLNKLKGDLLGTVEYAPIWIIMAVAMALGIGTMIGWRRVATTIGEKIGKKGMTYAQGMSAQVTAAVSIGIASYTGMPVSTTHILSSSVAGTMLVDGGGLQSRTIKNIAMAWVFTLPVCILLSGSLYWLALKLV from the coding sequence ATGCTACATCTGTTTGCTGGTCTTGACCTAAGTACCGGCCTGTTATTGGTTCTTGCTCTGCTGTTTGTATTGTTTTACGAAGCAATCAACGGTTTCCACGACACAGCCAACGCGGTCGCGACAGTTATCTACACCCGTGCGATGCGGGCGCAGCTGGCGGTTGTGATGGCGGGGGTTTTCAACTTTTTAGGTGTTTTGCTGGGTGGTTTGAGTGTGGCCTATGCCATCGTTCATATGCTTCCCACCGATCTGCTATTAAATGTTGGTTCAGCTCACGGCCTCGCCATGGTGTTTTCCATGCTGCTGGCTGCGATTATCTGGAACCTCGGTACCTGGTATCTGGGTCTGCCGGCGTCCAGCTCCCACACCCTGATTGGTGCCATTATTGGTATTGGTCTCACCAATGCCCTGATGACCGGAACGTCGGTAGTTGATGCGCTCAACCTGCCTAAAGTTCTGAATATCTTCCTTTCTCTGATCCTGTCGCCGATTGTCGGTATGGTGATTGCCGGTAGCCTGATTTTCCTGTTACGGCGCTACTGGAGCGGTACCAAGAAACGCTCACGCACCCATATGACACCGGCGGAACGCGAGAAAATCGACGGCAAGAAAAAGCCCCCGTTCTGGACCCGTATCGCCCTGATTGTTTCCGCCATTGGCGTAAGTTATTCACACGGTGCGAACGATGGCCAGAAAGGCATTGGCCTGATCATGCTGGTACTGATTGGCGTCGCGCCCGCTGGTTTTGTGGTGAACATCAATGCGTCCGGTTATGACATCTCACGCACGCGTGATGCGGTGAATCATCTGGAGCAGTTCTATCAGCAGCACAACGACGCGCTGACGCACATCGTGCAGATGGCACCACCGGCTGTGCCTGCTCCGGAAGAAACCACCAGTGGCCCGCATGAGTTTCATTGCGACAGTACCCGTGCGCTGCCAGCGATTCAGCGTGCACAGGGCTTGCTGAACAACCTGCAAAGCTACGATCAGCTGACGGTTGACCAGCGTAGCCAGATGCGCCGCCTGCTGCTGTGTATCTCCGATACTGCCGATAAAGCCGCGAAGCTGCCGGAAACCAGCGCTGACGATCAGCGTTTCCTGAACAAGCTGAAAGGCGACCTGCTGGGTACGGTCGAGTATGCGCCGATCTGGATCATCATGGCCGTGGCGATGGCGCTGGGTATCGGTACCATGATTGGCTGGCGTCGTGTTGCCACCACCATCGGTGAGAAAATTGGTAAAAAAGGCATGACCTATGCCCAGGGCATGTCGGCGCAGGTGACGGCCGCCGTGTCCATTGGCATTGCCAGCTACACCGGGATGCCGGTCTCCACGACGCATATTTTGTCGTCGTCGGTTGCCGGAACCATGCTGGTTGATGGCGGTGGCCTGCAAAGCCGCACCATTAAGAATATCGCGATGGCGTGGGTGTTCACCCTGCCGGTGTGTATTCTGCTTTCCGGTTCGCTGTACTGGCTTGCCCTGAAACTGGTGTAA
- the rsmJ gene encoding 16S rRNA (guanine(1516)-N(2))-methyltransferase RsmJ, with translation MKIGLVDETGTGDGALLLLAQRWGLEQDEDSPLALVLTASHLELRKRDEPKLGGIFVDFVSGAMAHRRRFGGGRGEAVAKAVGIKGDYLPDVVDATAGLGRDAFVLAALGCRVRMLERHPVVAALLEDGLRRGYDDPEIGGWLRERLTLLHVVSQQALSEITPAPDVVYLDPMYPHRQKSAMVKKEMRVFQSLVGADEDADALLEPARRLAKKRIVVKRPDYAPPLAGVVTQSAVVTKSHRFDIYPPLA, from the coding sequence GTGAAAATCGGTTTAGTTGACGAAACAGGCACCGGAGACGGTGCCTTATTACTTCTGGCGCAGCGCTGGGGCCTGGAGCAGGATGAAGATTCCCCGCTGGCACTGGTGCTGACGGCCAGCCATCTTGAACTGCGTAAACGCGACGAGCCAAAACTGGGCGGCATTTTTGTCGATTTCGTTTCTGGCGCGATGGCGCACCGCCGTCGCTTTGGCGGTGGACGTGGTGAGGCAGTAGCGAAAGCGGTGGGTATCAAGGGCGACTACCTGCCGGATGTGGTCGATGCCACCGCAGGCTTAGGGCGCGATGCCTTCGTGCTGGCGGCCCTGGGGTGCCGGGTGCGCATGCTGGAACGTCATCCGGTGGTGGCGGCGTTGCTGGAAGATGGTTTACGCCGTGGCTATGACGATCCTGAGATTGGCGGCTGGCTGCGTGAGCGATTAACGCTGCTGCATGTGGTGAGCCAGCAGGCGCTGAGCGAGATTACGCCTGCGCCCGATGTGGTGTATCTCGACCCGATGTATCCGCACCGGCAGAAAAGCGCCATGGTGAAAAAGGAGATGCGGGTGTTTCAGTCGCTGGTCGGGGCGGATGAGGATGCGGATGCGTTGCTGGAACCGGCACGCCGTCTGGCGAAGAAACGCATTGTGGTGAAACGCCCGGATTACGCACCGCCGTTAGCGGGCGTGGTGACGCAGTCGGCCGTGGTAACCAAAAGCCATCGTTTTGATATCTATCCGCCGCTGGCCTGA